The following are encoded together in the Phocoena sinus isolate mPhoSin1 chromosome 11, mPhoSin1.pri, whole genome shotgun sequence genome:
- the C11H6orf136 gene encoding uncharacterized protein C6orf136 homolog isoform X1 has protein sequence MYQPSRGAARRLGPCLRAYQARPQDHLSPRALPFPPLWPHSVTTTSPSLPLFWSPPPPSPPTRLLPRAPPLPLPQVQALTSPWVVLPPGKGEEGPGPELHSGCLDGLRSLFEGPPCPCPGALIPFQASGTAHSSPATPSGDPSMEEHLAVMYERLRQELPSLFLHSHDYTLYSSDVEFINEILNMRTKGRTWYILSLTLCRFLAWNYFAQLRLEVLQLTRHPENWTLQARWRLVGLPIHLLFLRFYKRDKEELYRTYDAYSTFYLNSNGLICRHRLDKLMPSHSPPTPVKKLLVGALVALGLSEPEPNLHLCSKG, from the exons ATGTACCAGCCCAGCCGGGGGGCGGCCCGGCGCCTCGGCCCCTGCCTCCGTGCCTACCAGGCTCGTCCCCAG GACCACCTTTCTCCACGGGCCCTACCATTCCCACCTCTTTGGCCTCACTCCGTGACAACCACttctccatctctgcctcttttctggtctcccccacccccaagccctcCCACCCGGCTGCTTCCCCGAGCTCCCCCACTACCTCTCCCTCAGGTCCAAGCCCTCACCTCACCATGGGTGGTTCTCCCCccaggaaagggggaggagggaccaGGACCTGAGTTACACAGCGGCTGCCTGGATGGGCTTAGGAGCCTATTTGAGGGACCTCCCTGCCCCTGTCCTGGGGCTCTGATACCTTTCCAAGCCTCTGGGACTGCCCACTCTTCCCCAGCCACTCCATCAGGAGATCCGAGTATGGAGGAGCACCTGGCTGTCATGTACGAGAGACTGAGACAAGAG CTTCCCAGTCTCTTCCTTCACTCCCACGACTACACTCTCTACTCATCGGATGTGGAATTCATCAATGAGATCCTGAACATGCGTACCAA AGGCCGGACATGGTACATTCTGTCACTGACCCTCTGCCGCTTCCTGGCCTGGAACTATTTTGCACAGCTTCGGCTGGAGGTTCTACAGCTGACCCGCCACCCTGAGAATTGGACCCTGCAAGCCCGCTGGCGGCTTGTGGGGCTGCCCATCCACCTACTCTTTCTGCGTTTCTATAAGCGTGACAAGGAAGAGCTTTACCG GACCTATGATGCCTATTCCACCTTCTACCTGAATTCCAACGGCCTCATTTGTCGCCATCGCCTAGACAAA CTGATGCCTTCACACTCACCCCCAACGCCCGTGAAGAAGCTGCTAGTGGGAGCCCTGGTGGCTCTGGGGCTGTCGGAGCCAGAACCCAACTTACACCTGTGTTCCAAGGGCTGA
- the C11H6orf136 gene encoding uncharacterized protein C6orf136 homolog isoform X2 — MEEHLAVMYERLRQELPSLFLHSHDYTLYSSDVEFINEILNMRTKGRTWYILSLTLCRFLAWNYFAQLRLEVLQLTRHPENWTLQARWRLVGLPIHLLFLRFYKRDKEELYRTYDAYSTFYLNSNGLICRHRLDKLMPSHSPPTPVKKLLVGALVALGLSEPEPNLHLCSKG; from the exons ATGGAGGAGCACCTGGCTGTCATGTACGAGAGACTGAGACAAGAG CTTCCCAGTCTCTTCCTTCACTCCCACGACTACACTCTCTACTCATCGGATGTGGAATTCATCAATGAGATCCTGAACATGCGTACCAA AGGCCGGACATGGTACATTCTGTCACTGACCCTCTGCCGCTTCCTGGCCTGGAACTATTTTGCACAGCTTCGGCTGGAGGTTCTACAGCTGACCCGCCACCCTGAGAATTGGACCCTGCAAGCCCGCTGGCGGCTTGTGGGGCTGCCCATCCACCTACTCTTTCTGCGTTTCTATAAGCGTGACAAGGAAGAGCTTTACCG GACCTATGATGCCTATTCCACCTTCTACCTGAATTCCAACGGCCTCATTTGTCGCCATCGCCTAGACAAA CTGATGCCTTCACACTCACCCCCAACGCCCGTGAAGAAGCTGCTAGTGGGAGCCCTGGTGGCTCTGGGGCTGTCGGAGCCAGAACCCAACTTACACCTGTGTTCCAAGGGCTGA